One Jannaschia sp. GRR-S6-38 genomic window carries:
- a CDS encoding DUF1127 domain-containing protein: MATTTYNTTTTAIASTLKDRVAARIALARTQWQQYRTFRTTIAELSRLSNRDLADLGIARGDIHWLAMEAAYGKSA, translated from the coding sequence ATGGCCACCACGACGTACAACACGACCACCACCGCGATCGCCTCGACCCTGAAGGACCGCGTCGCCGCCCGCATCGCGCTGGCGCGCACCCAGTGGCAGCAGTATCGCACCTTCCGCACCACCATCGCCGAGCTGTCGCGCCTGTCGAATCGCGATCTCGCCGATCTGGGGATCGCCCGCGGCGATATCCACTGGCTCGCGATGGAAGCCGCCTACGGCAAATCCGCCTGA
- a CDS encoding ATP-dependent helicase has translation MTHFDDSDAMQAASLSARAMAARPMPYLEGLNPAQMQAVQTLDGPVLMLAGAGTGKTRALTARIAHLLAQGKARPNEILAVTFTNKAAREMRERLGRMMGEAVEGMPWLGTFHAICVKLLRRHAELIARQVPQGGELREIHLKSNFTILDTDDQLRLLKQLIQAAGIDEKRWPPRQLAGIIDHWKNRAWTPDKIPAHEAQAFDGKGVALYREYQDRLLVLNACDFGDLLLHVIDILQANDDVLAQYRRWFRYILVDEYQDTNVAQYLWLRLLAGGHKNICCVGDDDQSIYGWRGAEVGNILRFETDFEGAEVIRLEQNYRSTPHILGAASGVIAGNKGRLGKTLWTEAEEGEKVRLIGHWDGDEEARWIGEEAEAMQRGTRGLDPYSLDDMAILVRAAHQMRAFEDRFLTIGLPYRVIGGPRFYERLEIRDAMAYFRLVVSPEDDLAFERIVNTPKRGLGDKAQQTIQVMARANGVSLLEGARLCVRSKTIGGKGGKALGELVDGLDRWRAEMLDGRDHIRLAEEILDESGYTAFWQNEKTPEAPGRLENLKELVKALEGFENLQGFLEHVALIMDNETQAEEPKITLMTLHAAKGLEFPVVFLPGWEDGLFPSQRSMDESGVKGLEEERRLAYVGITRAEELCTISFAANRRVYGQWQSALPSRFIDELPEAHVEVLTPPGLYGGGFGATGMAAAQQSAMSGGVESNLQDKASKADVYNSPGWRRLQANASRPIRQPTEAKNLTIDASAVSAFGEGDRVFHTKFGYGDVTGIEGDKLEVAFDKAGTKKIVGRFLVPAAQAGEVPF, from the coding sequence ATGACGCATTTCGACGATTCCGACGCGATGCAGGCCGCCAGCCTGTCGGCGCGCGCCATGGCGGCGCGGCCCATGCCCTATCTCGAGGGGCTGAACCCGGCGCAGATGCAGGCGGTGCAGACGCTGGACGGACCGGTCCTGATGCTGGCGGGGGCGGGCACCGGCAAGACCCGGGCCCTGACCGCGCGGATCGCGCATCTGCTGGCGCAAGGAAAGGCGCGGCCGAACGAGATCCTGGCGGTGACCTTTACCAACAAGGCCGCGCGCGAGATGCGCGAGCGGCTGGGCCGGATGATGGGCGAGGCGGTCGAGGGCATGCCCTGGCTGGGCACGTTCCACGCGATCTGCGTCAAGCTGCTGCGCCGCCATGCCGAACTGATCGCGCGGCAGGTTCCGCAGGGCGGCGAGTTGCGCGAGATCCACCTGAAGTCGAACTTTACGATCCTCGATACCGATGACCAGCTGCGCCTGCTCAAACAGCTGATCCAGGCCGCCGGCATCGATGAGAAGCGCTGGCCGCCGCGGCAGCTGGCGGGGATCATCGACCACTGGAAGAACCGCGCCTGGACGCCCGACAAGATCCCCGCCCACGAAGCGCAGGCCTTCGACGGCAAAGGCGTCGCGCTCTACCGCGAATACCAGGACCGCCTGCTGGTGCTGAACGCCTGCGATTTCGGCGATCTGCTGCTGCACGTGATCGACATCCTGCAGGCGAATGACGACGTGCTCGCCCAGTATCGCCGCTGGTTCCGCTACATCCTGGTCGACGAATACCAGGACACCAATGTCGCGCAGTACCTGTGGCTGCGGCTGCTGGCGGGCGGGCACAAGAATATCTGCTGCGTGGGCGACGACGACCAGTCGATCTATGGCTGGCGCGGGGCCGAGGTCGGCAACATCCTGCGCTTCGAGACCGATTTCGAAGGGGCCGAAGTGATCCGGCTGGAGCAGAACTACCGCTCCACGCCCCATATCCTCGGCGCCGCCTCGGGCGTGATCGCCGGCAACAAGGGGCGGCTGGGGAAGACGCTCTGGACCGAGGCCGAGGAGGGCGAGAAGGTCCGCCTGATCGGCCATTGGGACGGCGACGAGGAAGCCCGCTGGATCGGCGAAGAGGCCGAGGCGATGCAGCGCGGCACGCGCGGGCTCGATCCCTACAGCCTGGACGATATGGCGATCCTCGTGCGCGCCGCTCACCAGATGCGCGCCTTCGAGGACCGCTTCCTGACCATCGGGCTGCCCTATCGCGTGATCGGCGGGCCGCGCTTCTACGAGCGGCTCGAGATCCGCGACGCGATGGCCTATTTCCGGCTGGTCGTCTCGCCCGAGGACGATCTCGCCTTCGAGCGGATCGTGAACACGCCGAAGCGGGGCCTGGGCGACAAGGCCCAGCAGACGATCCAGGTGATGGCGCGCGCAAACGGCGTGTCGCTTCTGGAGGGCGCGCGGCTCTGCGTGCGCTCGAAGACCATCGGGGGCAAGGGCGGCAAGGCGCTGGGCGAACTGGTCGACGGGCTGGACCGCTGGCGCGCCGAGATGCTGGACGGCCGCGACCATATCCGGCTGGCGGAGGAGATCCTCGACGAGAGCGGCTACACCGCCTTTTGGCAGAACGAGAAGACGCCCGAGGCGCCGGGCCGGCTCGAAAATCTCAAGGAACTGGTCAAGGCGCTGGAGGGCTTTGAGAACCTGCAGGGCTTCCTCGAGCATGTCGCGCTGATCATGGACAACGAGACGCAGGCCGAGGAGCCGAAGATCACGCTGATGACCCTGCATGCGGCGAAGGGGCTGGAGTTTCCGGTCGTGTTCCTGCCGGGCTGGGAAGACGGGCTGTTCCCGTCCCAGCGGTCGATGGACGAAAGCGGCGTCAAGGGGCTCGAGGAGGAGCGCCGGCTGGCCTATGTCGGCATCACCCGGGCCGAGGAGCTCTGCACCATCAGCTTCGCCGCCAATCGGCGCGTCTACGGCCAGTGGCAGTCGGCGCTGCCCTCGCGCTTCATCGACGAGCTGCCCGAGGCCCATGTCGAGGTGCTGACGCCGCCGGGCCTTTATGGCGGCGGATTCGGCGCCACGGGCATGGCGGCCGCGCAGCAGAGCGCGATGTCGGGCGGGGTCGAGAGCAACCTGCAGGACAAGGCGTCGAAGGCCGATGTCTACAACTCGCCCGGCTGGCGGCGGCTGCAGGCCAATGCGAGCCGTCCGATCCGGCAGCCGACGGAAGCCAAGAACCTGACGATCGACGCGAGCGCCGTCTCGGCCTTCGGCGAAGGCGATCGGGTCTTCCACACGAAATTCGGCTATGGCGACGTGACCGGGATCGAAGGCGACAAGCTGGAGGTGGCCTTCGACAAGGCGGGCACGAAGAAGATCGTGGGCCGCTTCCTGGTGCCCGCCGCGCAGGCGGGCGAGGTGCCGTTCTAG